The following are from one region of the Phycisphaeraceae bacterium genome:
- a CDS encoding biotin--[acetyl-CoA-carboxylase] ligase, with protein sequence MRVIEVDRTESTMRDARDAIARHEVDEPALFVAREQTGGVGRLGRAWSSPRGGLWMTVAVPLPPGELPGVLDGLGLRAGVAITDTLSLALVRLAASMGCSGDGPSAPSPLTQLKWPNDVYLNGKKVAGLLTETTSAMEHPYLLLGLGVNANFPTSDLPDDLRDRATTILAELGAPVNLNALRNALADALLDAAHEHSVRFETVQRARGLLFGVNQPVRITTGAAREPLTGTLMGLSDRGLPLVRTERGVEEASPGSEVG encoded by the coding sequence ATGCGTGTGATCGAGGTCGACAGGACCGAATCGACGATGCGCGACGCGCGCGACGCGATCGCCCGGCACGAGGTGGACGAGCCGGCGCTGTTCGTCGCCAGGGAGCAGACCGGGGGCGTGGGGCGTCTCGGGCGCGCGTGGTCCAGCCCCCGGGGCGGGCTGTGGATGACGGTGGCCGTCCCCCTGCCTCCCGGCGAGCTGCCCGGGGTGCTCGACGGGCTGGGCCTGCGCGCCGGCGTCGCGATCACCGACACGCTCTCGCTGGCGCTGGTGCGCCTGGCGGCGTCGATGGGCTGCAGCGGCGACGGGCCCTCGGCCCCTTCGCCCCTCACGCAGCTCAAGTGGCCCAACGATGTCTACCTCAACGGGAAGAAGGTCGCCGGCCTGCTGACCGAGACCACCAGCGCCATGGAGCACCCCTATCTGCTGCTTGGGCTGGGCGTGAACGCGAATTTCCCGACGAGCGACCTGCCTGACGACCTGCGCGATCGCGCGACGACAATCCTCGCGGAACTGGGGGCGCCCGTGAACCTGAATGCGCTCCGAAACGCGCTCGCCGACGCGCTGCTCGACGCGGCGCATGAGCACTCGGTGCGGTTCGAGACCGTGCAGCGCGCGCGAGGGCTCCTCTTCGGCGTGAACCAGCCGGTGCGCATCACGACGGGCGCGGCACGCGAGCCCCTCACCGGGACGCTGATGGGCCTGTCGGACCGGGGGCTGCCCCTGGTTCGCACGGAGCGTGGCGTGGAGGAAGCGTCGCCGGGCAGCGAGGTGGGGTGA
- the secA gene encoding preprotein translocase subunit SecA, protein MASRRNADIPVIGPFLKVIFGTRNERFVKRYMQHVHAIGAMEPQMRALTDAELRAKTEDLRRRVDAGARTLDLLDETFAVAREAMDRAVGIRAIFNPIHASRFDPSRLPADARRMYDEVKARIATMEPVTPEGDLLGNTRMIEGWEVVDIPPALYDAVRALYPESKPPFRSRPFDVQLIGAMVLSQGKISEMKTGEGKTIVAPLAAYLACIERKRVHVVTVNDYLVQRDRDWTFPFFRAVGLTVGAIHPQHMQDEAEKARMYKCDVVYGTTSEFGFDYLRDNMKRSVDQQVQRKREFAIVDEVDSTLIDEARTPLIISGPAHDDQPRYELADRLARHLVEKNRPWAQADEKVEACKRRIKGIEGDIRNARDRAAIPEMQKQLKIAQSELPGLEKARDKFTQYYEIELERKQAHLTHHGIAEAQRIADLGSFYVGDNIDLPHLLENSLRAHVVYQRDRDYVVMDVPDRFTGQTTASVVIVDVFTGRPMIGRQWSDGLHQAVEAKEAVPVKQETQTVATITIQNFFKMYTRLAGMTGTADTEAQEFHDIYGLDVVSIPTNLPVIRRDFQDVVYLTARDKWDAIVDEIKNFHDIGRPVLVGTTSVEKSEMLAQMLAKKHGVKHEVLNAKQHEREANIVEDAGQLGAVMIATNMAGRGTDIKLGRITRAQLLEHWQRRNLAPRELTVDSTDEQVRELCYRKIAPREIEIGKDEAKAMPFDELELRLLRHWASKYTWMQPGSVEKASADDLRAALDEQGRFSLHRLSWVDSIEGLGGLHVIGTERHESRRIDNQLRGRSGRQGDRGSTRFFVSLEDDLMKMFAGETTMKALSRLGMREGDAIEHPWLTKSIERAQRKVEERNFQIRKNILEYDEVMEHQRQSFYGTRQRVLEGREVKGLVFEYIEDAVRDSVSTYLAPGYAGECAAEYARRQLNCSIPPERLRGREADEMDARIRRIAKDEFRAMIAVTLGEYLNPGAGENAQEKADDGAAGDPSDANADLKGLAAWAQREFRVELKPSELRTMSAHQIEEMLIEASERHADAADLSGISDYTGEDYGPRELCRWMHSVFEITVDPDEIWGTPEKLERAPDTLLSKARDAYAKREIEYPVEFIMDMTTGMIRYNPEQALSGLVRWANQRYGLNWDEAKVRSTMPPKIREELLAVSRDFVSTGKMDREIDALLGEGDPDLVEQRLQTRFGAKMPAWIRDLEGEHQRHALRGAVEMAIRGELAQFERLILVETVDSAWKDHLYAMDQLRDSVGFRAFSQQDPRIEYKREGSRLFQEMSRTVRDRVCEQVFKLKISPSAAIQQQMAMLAMQQRAAASQGQGQPGVATAAVSAGAPPQSPRPAGAMNFGSGTFSGPGFGAPPSGARAAQPPAPPSPQAPPASEGPSGGTT, encoded by the coding sequence ATGGCTTCCCGCCGCAACGCTGATATCCCCGTCATCGGCCCCTTCCTGAAGGTCATCTTCGGCACGCGCAACGAGCGTTTCGTGAAGCGCTACATGCAGCACGTGCACGCGATCGGCGCGATGGAGCCGCAGATGCGCGCCCTGACCGACGCCGAGCTGCGCGCGAAGACCGAGGACCTGCGCCGGCGCGTCGACGCCGGGGCCCGGACGCTCGACCTGCTCGACGAGACCTTCGCCGTCGCGCGCGAAGCGATGGACCGCGCCGTGGGCATCCGCGCGATCTTCAACCCGATCCACGCCTCGCGGTTCGACCCCTCGCGCCTGCCGGCCGACGCGCGCCGGATGTACGACGAGGTGAAGGCGAGGATCGCGACGATGGAGCCCGTGACCCCCGAGGGCGACCTGCTGGGCAACACGCGCATGATCGAGGGCTGGGAGGTCGTCGATATCCCCCCCGCGCTCTACGACGCGGTCCGCGCGCTCTACCCCGAGAGCAAGCCCCCGTTCCGCTCGCGCCCCTTCGACGTGCAGCTCATCGGCGCCATGGTCCTCAGCCAGGGCAAGATCTCCGAGATGAAGACCGGCGAGGGCAAGACCATCGTCGCGCCCCTGGCCGCCTACCTCGCGTGCATCGAGCGCAAGCGCGTGCACGTCGTCACGGTCAACGACTACCTCGTGCAGCGCGACCGCGACTGGACCTTCCCGTTCTTCCGCGCCGTGGGGCTCACGGTCGGCGCCATCCACCCCCAGCACATGCAGGACGAGGCCGAGAAGGCCCGCATGTACAAGTGCGACGTCGTCTACGGCACGACCTCCGAGTTCGGCTTCGACTACCTGCGCGACAACATGAAGCGCAGCGTCGACCAGCAGGTCCAGCGCAAGCGCGAGTTCGCGATCGTCGACGAGGTCGACAGCACCCTGATCGACGAGGCGCGCACGCCCCTCATCATCTCGGGCCCGGCCCACGACGACCAGCCCCGCTACGAGCTGGCCGACCGGCTCGCGCGCCACCTCGTCGAGAAGAACCGCCCCTGGGCCCAGGCCGACGAGAAGGTCGAGGCCTGCAAACGCCGCATCAAGGGCATCGAGGGCGACATCCGCAACGCGCGCGACCGCGCCGCGATCCCCGAGATGCAGAAGCAACTCAAGATCGCCCAGTCCGAACTCCCTGGGCTCGAGAAGGCCCGCGACAAGTTCACCCAGTACTACGAGATCGAGCTCGAGCGCAAGCAGGCCCACCTCACCCACCACGGCATCGCCGAGGCCCAGCGCATCGCCGACCTCGGGTCGTTCTACGTCGGCGACAACATCGACCTGCCCCACCTCCTCGAGAACTCGCTGCGCGCCCACGTCGTCTACCAGCGCGACCGCGACTATGTCGTGATGGACGTCCCCGACCGCTTCACGGGACAGACCACCGCCAGCGTCGTCATCGTCGACGTCTTCACCGGCCGGCCCATGATCGGGCGCCAGTGGTCCGACGGGCTCCACCAGGCGGTGGAGGCCAAGGAAGCCGTCCCCGTCAAGCAGGAGACGCAGACCGTCGCGACCATCACCATCCAGAACTTCTTCAAGATGTATACGCGCCTCGCCGGCATGACCGGCACCGCCGACACCGAGGCGCAGGAGTTCCACGACATCTACGGGCTCGATGTCGTCAGCATCCCCACCAACCTGCCCGTCATCCGGCGCGACTTCCAGGACGTCGTCTACCTCACGGCCCGCGACAAGTGGGACGCCATCGTCGACGAGATCAAGAACTTCCACGACATCGGGCGCCCCGTCCTCGTCGGCACCACCAGCGTCGAGAAGAGCGAGATGCTCGCGCAGATGCTCGCGAAGAAGCACGGCGTCAAGCACGAGGTCCTCAACGCCAAGCAGCACGAGCGCGAGGCCAACATCGTCGAGGACGCCGGCCAGCTCGGCGCCGTCATGATCGCCACCAACATGGCCGGCCGAGGCACCGACATCAAGCTCGGGCGCATCACCCGCGCCCAGCTCCTCGAGCACTGGCAGCGCCGCAACCTCGCCCCGCGCGAGCTCACCGTCGACTCCACCGACGAGCAGGTCCGCGAGCTGTGCTACCGCAAGATCGCGCCGCGCGAGATCGAGATCGGCAAGGACGAAGCCAAGGCCATGCCCTTCGACGAGCTCGAGCTGCGACTCCTGCGCCACTGGGCCTCCAAGTACACCTGGATGCAGCCCGGCTCCGTCGAGAAGGCGTCGGCCGACGACCTGCGCGCCGCCCTCGACGAGCAGGGACGCTTCTCGCTCCATCGCCTCTCGTGGGTCGACTCCATCGAGGGCCTGGGCGGCTTGCACGTCATCGGCACCGAGCGCCACGAGAGCCGGCGCATCGACAACCAGCTGCGCGGGCGGTCCGGCCGCCAGGGCGACCGGGGCTCCACGCGCTTCTTCGTCTCGCTCGAAGACGACCTGATGAAGATGTTCGCCGGCGAGACGACCATGAAGGCCCTCTCGCGACTGGGCATGCGCGAGGGCGACGCCATCGAGCACCCCTGGCTCACCAAGTCCATCGAGCGCGCCCAGCGCAAGGTCGAGGAGCGGAACTTCCAGATCCGCAAGAACATCCTCGAGTACGACGAGGTCATGGAGCACCAGCGCCAGTCCTTCTACGGCACGCGCCAGCGCGTGCTCGAGGGGCGCGAGGTCAAGGGGCTCGTCTTCGAGTACATCGAGGACGCGGTCCGCGACTCCGTCTCGACCTACCTCGCGCCCGGCTACGCCGGCGAGTGCGCCGCCGAGTACGCGCGCCGCCAGCTCAACTGCTCCATCCCCCCCGAGCGCCTGCGCGGCCGCGAGGCCGACGAGATGGACGCGCGCATCCGGCGCATCGCCAAGGACGAGTTCCGCGCCATGATCGCCGTCACGCTGGGCGAGTACCTCAACCCCGGCGCCGGCGAGAACGCGCAGGAGAAGGCCGACGACGGCGCCGCCGGAGACCCCTCTGACGCCAACGCCGACCTCAAGGGCCTCGCCGCCTGGGCGCAGCGCGAGTTCCGCGTCGAGCTCAAGCCCAGCGAGCTGCGCACCATGAGCGCGCACCAGATCGAAGAGATGCTCATCGAAGCGTCCGAGCGACACGCCGACGCCGCCGACCTGTCGGGCATCTCCGACTACACGGGCGAGGACTACGGCCCGCGCGAGCTGTGCCGCTGGATGCACTCGGTCTTCGAGATCACCGTCGACCCCGACGAGATCTGGGGCACTCCGGAGAAACTCGAGCGCGCCCCCGACACGCTCCTGTCGAAGGCGCGCGACGCCTACGCCAAGCGCGAGATCGAGTACCCGGTTGAGTTCATCATGGACATGACCACGGGCATGATCCGCTACAACCCCGAGCAGGCCCTCTCCGGGCTCGTGCGCTGGGCCAACCAGCGCTACGGGCTGAACTGGGACGAGGCCAAGGTCCGCTCCACGATGCCCCCCAAGATCCGCGAGGAACTCCTCGCGGTCTCGCGCGATTTCGTCTCCACCGGAAAGATGGACCGCGAGATCGACGCGCTCCTGGGCGAGGGCGACCCCGACCTCGTCGAGCAGCGCCTCCAGACCCGCTTCGGCGCGAAGATGCCGGCCTGGATCCGCGACCTCGAGGGCGAGCACCAGCGCCACGCGCTCCGAGGCGCCGTCGAGATGGCGATCCGCGGCGAGCTCGCCCAGTTCGAGCGCCTGATCCTCGTCGAGACCGTCGACAGCGCGTGGAAGGACCACCTCTACGCGATGGACCAGCTGCGTGACTCGGTCGGCTTCCGCGCGTTCAGCCAGCAGGACCCGCGCATCGAGTACAAGCGCGAGGGCTCGCGACTCTTCCAGGAGATGAGCCGCACCGTGCGCGACCGCGTCTGCGAGCAGGTGTTCAAGCTCAAGATCTCGCCCTCCGCCGCGATCCAGCAGCAGATGGCGATGCTCGCGATGCAGCAGCGCGCCGCCGCCAGCCAGGGCCAGGGTCAGCCCGGCGTCGCCACCGCCGCCGTCAGCGCCGGGGCGCCGCCCCAGTCGCCCCGCCCGGCCGGCGCGATGAACTTCGGCTCGGGCACCTTCAGCGGCCCCGGCTTCGGCGCGCCCCCGTCGGGCGCCCGCGCTGCTCAGCCCCCGGCGCCTCCCTCGCCCCAGGCCCCTCCGGCGTCCGAAGGGCCCTCCGGCGGCACGACCTGA